In the Augochlora pura isolate Apur16 chromosome 7, APUR_v2.2.1, whole genome shotgun sequence genome, ACGAGTCGATGACAAAACAACTGtcaattcgaaattaatacacGAGTACTTGCACACCGATTTATCACTATGGTAACAGCGGTCAACTTGCACAACTGTATTTCGTTgttaaatttcgattttcgaaTGCAAATTTTGCATTCGCGTTCCTGTTACCGTTCCCGTTCCGAAAGTGAGACGCGCGGCTGACTTGGTACACGCGCAACGCGCAACTCCCCGCTGCTAGCTGTAACAAGGGTTGCCCAGCATCCACGATATTATCCAGTGGGGGCAAAACGATTCGATAGTACAAACGTGataggaaagagagagaggcagggCGTAGATGACTCCATTTTTGTTACTGAAGCAATTATCCTATGGAAATATCTATTGTGAtagagtttcaattttacttaGACCTCAGGACAACAAAAGTttacattgtaaattatagaaaGTACTTTAACGATTACACAATTTAAGGTGAAAGTTTAGTTTTTTATAGTTTCGCACATGTTGATTTCTATTTAGTTTGTTTGTCGTTATATCTAAATTTTGTGTACGAtgtcgtaattatttataaatgtatccATCGAAAAGTGTCTATCCCTAGCTTGAATTAGAGCTCCCGGAAGTTTGAAAACTCATTCAAAAtatgttttttgttaataacttgttaacgatgcctcagagaaaatttttgtaaagggaAAAGTTGCCTGAGATGATCTCAGGTGTTTCCGCGTACACACATTAAGATCGAAATGACGCGGTTCCCAATGACTTTTTCAAGTGAGTgggatattaaataaatgatttgcTTTAACGAAATGAAGGATAGActctttattgaaaataacactTAAGAAATAACGATTACTATAACTTTCTGATTTGTATAAAGTGTATGGCGTTGATGGAATGTTTGTTATGTTTCGAAAAATACGGCGAGAAAATCAAGAATTCTGGAAATTACAAGTTTTGTACcccttttataaattttcggAAAGAGAGCTCGAACGTGGATTGGTTACCGGTGAGGTGGAGAGAGAAGTCAGAGGGCCCGGGCCTTGCGATGACCTAGGACCCCAAAAACCCAAGCGAGTGGCCGGCGCGACCCATCTGGCGACCCTACCATAAACtgggaaaaaataaatttgaagaaattactttataatcggcagtaataatataatttcgcgATGCAAACGGGGTACTAAAATACTTATCTTCTAAATTGGAGAAATCGGATTTTGAAAAAGGGAAATACAGAAAGGTAAAATTCCTTTGCAGGCAATAAAGCCGGAAAAATGCCTCGACTTAAAGACAAATCTATGAATGCGATAATGGTTTAACATTTGTATGCAGCTGTAGAtcataacgaaataaaaagataaaacttTGGTAAAGTAATGGCTTTTCGGAGAACTGTCTGCTACGGATGGTTTTTCTATAGAAtactagcaaacctggcgaactccgtttcgccaccagatggcttcgtttttttgtaacatttcgtttggggattaaaagatgaagaaaagttatttttttttgttttataaaccatattggtttgtagtacatgctatgtatcagagatggcgctgtatgtgaaaaaaatgattttccctgttttcctgcttttctgttgaaatttttccNNNNNNNNNNNNNNNNNNNNNNNNNNNNNNNNNNNNNNNNNNNNNNNNNNNNNNNNNNNNNNNNNNNNNNNNNNNNNNNNNNNNNNNNNNNNNNNNNNNNtatatatgagccgttcagtgcacacatcgactaactccataaaacaagaagtcgagaaacgcgatgaaatgatgtacattgttttttaaaattcctgttataacatagattcacatatataatgtagaatgcataaatacagatatagctttcatttaacgatgtataaaattaacaagaaagaatagccaaaaaataatcgtcggtaatgttacagtttttatgactggtggagttaatcaatttggcaATTGAAAAAAGCagtaaagttaaattcagtctttaaatttttaagtttttcattacagaaaaagttagttatatatttttattacagcttttccataaaaatgaatgttgacagttctgttataatatattatttgtgattaattcatcaggaatattactgtggcgaccctgattttaacgggaaaattttttttacctgaaaaaattctataacatccggcttgatgtccaaaataagccatatttttttcaaaattttagaaagccgctaaaggtggaaaaatgccggaaaaccgcgaaatctaatttaccctgtaactaccctcacggacaagttacagggttaaaattttacgcagatgagtttttattggtcagctatcgaacggtatatgactcattgaaaaacctctaagggcagttttgaccatcttaatcggctatgccctttcttGAGACCCACGAGATCCTTCAGTTTCTGgccaaacaaacattttttttatctgtttgccaatgcgattttattaccaGTATTATTGAGAGGGGGAAACATCTTcggctgtttaaaaaaaaagcattgatGCATGGCAACAAATCAACGATTACATTAGAGTATGGAGTTAATCAGAATggcttctgaaataaattacttatttttcaatggccaaaaaaattttgccgtttaatggtgttaatctttattattcaggaaaattattataaatataaaaagttatgactataccaagtgctttgacacttaaatttaagatttttcaaaaagtggagttaatcgatgtgtgcactggacgGCTCATATGTAGAATAAGAAAAAGTTTCTAATATGAGGTGGTAgtataagtataattttagtattaaaaattaatctagtCAGCCAAGTCTGCTTTGAATAAATGCGTATAAAATACTCGGTACTTTGCAAAGAAATTCATGTAAATTTGAAGTCGTTGAAAGGAGATTCTGTTCAGTATTTGACAACGGGCGCTTAGCGTTGCTAAATCAATGGCAAGTCCTTAGTGGAACCTTGTagcgaaatttattgtttgaaGAGAGCAAGTCGGTCGCACTCATGTGGCAGATGTGACAGTGTCGTAAACATGTATAAAACGTTAGTGGCAGAAATGTGCACTGTCATATCCTTAACAAATTCAGAACAAATTGCTTACTGGGAAAGACTATGCAAAACTGTGgtaagaaacaattttgttaaattatgtatGGCTACTTATGGACTCTATTGGCCTAAAGCATTTCTCatacagaaaagaaaattcgtcCTGTCGGTAACATTTGGCTCGCAATTTAAGCGTTTTGCTATAATACTAATTGACAGATCCTTAACGGATTTCTAACGGACCCTCAACGGAGTTTCTGGAGTCCCTCACAGGAAGCGCCACAGTCACTTCAATAGCAATTTAGTTTGTGTTGGATTTTCCGTACATCTTATGGTAAAACAGGTAACAATCATACgttctattttcaataataaactTGTTCAATATCtgtattaacaaatttcataCTATCTTTAAAGACATATATTCTTCACGTACATTCAGATTGACTTTTGATCACgcattatttcaatgtttctcttatttatttatgttggACAACTTATAGGCTCTAATTGAATTCTTCATGTAGTTTCGAAAGATGCTTCATCATGTTTTGTACGAGCGGTATTATTTGTTTTCGTGAAATGCTTAAATTTCCCTGCTTGAAATACAGCATTTCATATTTCCCATCAATATCAAATAACGTGTTTCCATCATATAATTCAAGATCCGGGTCGTCAGATAAAAACATGATCATCCTTAGCTGTTTGTTAACAATTGAATCATTACTCAATTAATTGATCATCGATTTTCTGTTACGTAAAAGCGAAATTTTAACTACTACACAAACCTCTTCAAAATCTGCGTGAAAATATCGTTCTGCTGGGCTTGCATAAGAATATGTTTTACTATCTTCGgagggagatagagaaaaGATAGCAATATCTCTactgattttattcgattcaacTTGCATGCCAAGTAAGAAAACGATCCTAGATTTTCTGGCCTTGGCGAAATTGTAAATGGCATCAAACACTTTATGAAACTCAATGAACTTCTAGAATCCAAGAAACTAACTTTAGAAACGATAAGTTATTGGCGTCTAAATAATACTTCATAACTTACTTGAACTAGTATGGGGAATCCAACGACCGGCACTCCTGCGACCACCTTCACGTCTCTGATTAATAGATCATCGACCGTCAATTCACTAACATCGTTTTTTGCTTCGATAAGATCATGGTATTCAGTGTCTCGATCGCGAATTGAATGAGCTATACATTCGAGTTGTTCTAATATTTGAATGTCGGTTGGAGTGGCGCGTTTGGCCTCTTTTGACATGTTACATGTGTCGATCAAGATAGGACCTATTGAAATTTTAGTTGGAGAACATACGACGAAACCACTTGTTGCGTTTTAATTCGTTCGGTATACAGAGAATTACTAAACTACTGAATTACCGAAATAATGTATACAGTgacagcaattttattcgtagccAAACCAATTATGTTGAGCAacataatcaaattaattattctgagatcattgaataaaagttaatagCAAAAATCCGTAAAATCGCTATACACGgtagtatactataatattgtcATAACCGTGACATGGTggaagtataataataataaatgtcttaCCCCGCAGAAGAGTCGCGATGTGCGTGTTTACaaactgtaaatatttgtcaaGGAAATTCTTTGCTACCAAGGTCGCGCAACTTCCTACAGTCTCTATGTAAACATCTCTATTAGGCCACGGCCAGGTCGGATCTCGTGGTCGATGATCGATTACTTTGATTACAGAGTCTTTTAGAAAATCGTCTGCTTCGGAAAGAGTGTGACAATCAACAAGTACGACATTCAAAGTTATAGCtttattgttctttaattctttcaagTCTATTTCATCTCTGCAAATAACAGGAGTAATCGATTACGGCATCCCAAGCAACATGCTCATATGTGCGCATAGGGCCTGCACATGGATAGGTATACGTTCCTCTTACATACGATCTCAACTTACCGAAACGTTAATAAATCCGGAGAAATGTGGTAACGTTCAAAAAAATACTTCACTTCCGTTTTAACGCGATATTCTTTCCGCGGTATATTCATCAACGGAATTACAACTTGACCTGTTCCTAATCCAAGTTTTATATCCAAATATTCGTATAATCCCTGAACTAGTGCACATACCGCGGAATCCAAATCGCATGTGCTGTTACCCAATACAACGCAGATTCTACGGTATTGCGATAGATGTGGCTATgcaacgaatatttttaacagtaataatgtattattttctagtAAGTAACAATACAGTATAtactttatttgaatattttaagagtTAATTACTCgaaaaacttttttttaaaactatctTTATTTCATACTAAACGTAAAAATACTCTTATTTTGCCGTCATAAAATTGAGcgtacaattaattaactataaaaaaGGTAACGTAAGGACGTGAAAAAAAGATAACGATTGAAGCCGATGagtgatatatgtatagtaagactaattgaaattaatctcAAAACCAGTGTACCGAAATTAACAAACAATGTGTTTTTGAGAATTAAACAAACAATCTATACGAAAACTATCCGCAGAGTTCTATGTGATAAAGAGTATCACTCTTGAAaatgtccatttttgtttattttcccGCTAACCATTATTGCCAACTTAGATGTATGCTCAATTTTGTAAGTAACTGTatgtaatgataatataatccTTAAGGCTTTATTACATTTGAAGTAAAtgttctatatgtatatacgataGAAAGAATAAGGAATAACTTTTATGCGTAGGAAATCGAATTTACTAGATCCGCATAAGTATTGTGTTGGTTACAATTTCCGACATCTTAATACAACCTCTAAAGTCAAAGTTTATTGTGTATAGTTAACAAGCACTATTGGTTCTTACAGGGCAGACAGTATTAGTATTAAGTGATAGTTACCAAGACTTTCTTGGATGACGTAAGAAACTCCAGGCAATccataatttttctctttctacacAAGTGTCAGACGAACATTACAGTACGTAGTGCATTCGAATAAGTGAGATACTACGCTGCGTTTGTAAAATTTCCGCACAAGGTCAGTGTGTCTATTGGTGGATTGATGTGACCAATGGTGTCATGGATTTTGTTCGGTAACTGCTGCAAGTGGCGGAGAGAAAACTGATAAATGGGATTGGacgatttcattgaattttcaatgaaaatgtataagaATCATCCAATTCCATTTGTGATGGGTAATTCTTCGACTTCTATTTTCCTGCAAGAAAGTTGTAAGGATGCTGAGAACGAAATTACATACCGACGGAGTTCGGAAACGTTCGATTTTGATCGGGAATATTCGGAAACGCTCGAAGGAGGTCGACTGTGAACGATTCGACGTCGGTGTGACAGTAATGTCCACCGCGATTGTCCGTTTCAACGTTCCGGCGATCGTCACTGTCTGTTGCATGCGATGTAACAAACAACGGTACAGATTATTTCTATGTTCGATGGAGCAGTGTTCTTTGGGGAGAATGGCAGGCGTGTATTCGTAATTTCGTGCACGCACAAGCATCCATGGACAAGTGTTCTGAACAAAACgtatacgtacatacatatgaGATTTCGTAATGGTTGCAACGCGGCCGAGGTGCATTAATGTTCTTCTGAATTAGGGAGTCCCTTCGTTCTCCGTAACGATCGATGCAAGTTCTATTAAACGATAAGTgttgaagaaaagaaagagacagcaaaagaaacgaaacggaGTCGACATGGTCTGGAAAAGGACCCCCCAGGATTCTTTATCCACGGAGGTTGGTTTTTACGAACGATTAAAGAGATTTGTCTGTCATCAGCGAGCTTACTTTCTTTTATCGATTCTCTTCAATATTAGAAATTCGTACGCGTTTGCTatcggaaaatatttgacgaaGCAAAAAGAATAGGATTGAGAATAagtaagaaagagagagagatagagatagggTGGAGGAGAGTGATAGTGTGAAAGGGGCAGGGGTGGCAACGGTGAAGGTGCGAGAGTAGAGAGAGGAGAGTTCATGGGGGAGGGAGCTGCAGAACGAAAGTGAGTGCTGTGGTCTGTATCAGTGTGTTGGTTGTCATCAGCGTCGTAAGTACTCGTAGAGTGTGAGACGCGTACAAAGCAATAGGTTAGGAATGTCGTTGACTCAATATGACGTGATGCGACATGACAAAACAGAGCAAGTCGCTAGTCGAAATGTTTCGATGGATTTGTGGTTGAACAGAGAATCGATTTCGTTCGAGTAATATGGGTGGAATAGCTGCATTGTACCACAGCAAGTAGAGAGGTGTTTCTTTCTAGTCACGCGTGACGTTAACGATCTGCTTGTTAACAGGCGAGGATAAAGAAAAGCACGTAACGTGGATTACTGCGGAAAGGGAGGGTGAAGCCGGAACTGGAGCCGGAACCGGAACTGAAACTGGAACCGGAACCAGAACCGAAGACGGAGTTTCGAGCTCCGAGATGCGATTCAACAAGCAAGAATTGCTCACTCTGGCTACACAACCATCGCAGAAATTCGAGAAGGAGGGTATATTGTACGTGCGCGAGCGACAAGAAGGCTTCTTTCGCAGAACAGAGAGTGAGTGATCCAATTGTTGGCAAATGCGAATGATACTAGCGCGAGACCGATCGGCCCCTCTTCTAACCAACCGATTATTCTACGTACACACATGTATTTTGCCGCTCAGGCCGCAAAACAGACGCatgttttctttctccttcatTTACATTGTACATGTTGAtccttcgaaataaattcacgtGATACGCAAATTCTTCGTCTTTTGTTTAATGTAGAGCCCATCATCTGTTTCCAAAGTTTCTCAATGCATGAGGCTCGTACCGTGTATACTGTCGTTCAAAAATATGTGGATACTCGCAAGTTATGTTTTTTTTGGATGCACTTATTGCACGCAATTTGGAATCGCTCGTTATGtataaattcagtaaaaaatCTGTTCAACAAGAAATACAATAACTTAAGGAATTGGTTGCACGGAAGAACtagtatattttctttatatctaGAGTTTCGGATGTGCAAAAccttgattttctttttggaAGGGGTTATACGTTTTGTTCAATGCTATGTCGTAGCTGATGAATAGACGAATGCAACAACCTGTACTATGTTGATCATGATTTGATCTTGAATGTTGAAGATATGTGTTCGTATGATGTAACATGTGCTGAAAATTCAGTATAATCCAGATAGTTGTTACTTTTTTAGTTGGGAGAGTATCTACATACTCTTGAATGGCAATGTACATGTGTATATTTGCGTGACTCGTACCTTGAGAGTCGTTTACCCGGCGCGCCGTATTGCGTCcttgcgtcgcgtcgtcgtgaTCACAAGAGATTGTAGTTCCTTTTCCTGGATCGGATTCACTTGAATTGACTCCGCTCGACCAGACTCGAGCcaaatcaaaattttgttatcgAGACGATAACTGATGCCGATCCAGGTTCCTATGTAAAGCACTAGCGCGAATCAAATTACCCGTGTACGAAGAATTTGTCGACCTCGTGGGATCCTATAATTACAGGGTGTCGTAGCTTCTTCGCAACATCCCGAACCGAccattgtaatttttattttctgacgTTCGAAACAGACATCTTTCCGAGGTAAGCATCGTAAACGTTGCTCGTCATTTATCTTTCTGTACACTTTCGATTATGTTCTTATTTGTTTCATCGTCACTATCACCGTCATCACACCGCCATCCTCGTCGTtatctgttattttttttatttttttccgaCTTTTCCAACTGCTATCATAAAATTTGAGCAATCGGACCAGGGTTTAAATAATCACgcataaatatcattgaaatgAATTCGATTTCTGTGCGTTCGGGACCCATTTTGAATAATGTGACAAAGTCGACATTGCAAGCAAAAGACCTCGACGATTTATGTTTGTAGATTTGTATATTGAATTTGTCGAAAACCATTGCGTACAGCTTTAATTTTCGTTAAGCGGTTCAGGCAATTCTTATCATGatttcgacaaattttaaCTTCGTCGTTGATTAGAGTCGCGCGTTAAATATTGACGTGATTTGCTCGTGGTTTGATATGCGAACGTAAAATATCGGCAATCAGCACGCATAATACTGAATAGTAAGTACAATCAGTAGGCTAGCACACGCTCGGGACATCGCCGTCGACTGTAAGTTTCGGTCAAATTGTAAGATACCTGTAGCTACATATAATTTGCAGGTACAGGTAAAAAATCTGACAACAAATTTCAAAAGGGAAAAACGCATAAGACACTGCGAGACTTCAGTTGCGTTACCGCCAGTACGAGTAAAGGTATAATCGagttttttgtttctttttttcccaaCAAACGTTCTCCTTGCTAATTTAACTCGATTCATCGCGATTAACACGCTTGATGCTGTAACCCGAGTTTAAGAAAAAGAGCTGTACATTGAGCTAACCGAGCACCGACGCGCGACACATCGGAAAATCGCTTGGTGCTTTTGAATCAATGTTCCGTTTTTATCCGTGGGATTTCCTTCACTTTCCTGGCCAATGTTCCTTTCCCTCACCTCACCTTCTCGCACCTTCCCATAGTATCCACAAATATGATTCACCGAATGGTGACCGGTTTTCAGCGAGTAGATTTCGAAGATCATGAAAGGTATTTATTGGTTTATTGCATGTCCAGTTCCATTTCCAAGAATACTTCGCATGTTTTCCTTCTATTCTGCAGGTGTCTGCTTTCTTAG is a window encoding:
- the LOC144472930 gene encoding exopolyphosphatase PRUNE1-like gives rise to the protein MDCLEFLTSSKKVLPHLSQYRRICVVLGNSTCDLDSAVCALVQGLYEYLDIKLGLGTGQVVIPLMNIPRKEYRVKTEVKYFFERYHISPDLLTFRDEIDLKELKNNKAITLNVVLVDCHTLSEADDFLKDSVIKVIDHRPRDPTWPWPNRDVYIETVGSCATLVAKNFLDKYLQFVNTHIATLLRGPILIDTCNMSKEAKRATPTDIQILEQLECIAHSIRDRDTEYHDLIEAKNDVSELTVDDLLIRDVKVVAGVPVVGFPILVQKFIEFHKVFDAIYNFAKARKSRIVFLLGMQVESNKISRDIAIFSLSPSEDSKTYSYASPAERYFHADFEELRMIMFLSDDPDLELYDGNTLFDIDGKYEMLYFKQGNLSISRKQIIPLVQNMMKHLSKLHEEFN